In a single window of the Candidatus Hinthialibacter antarcticus genome:
- a CDS encoding MoaD/ThiS family protein yields MKVSVELSGQLKQNIGSSLVEIELDESANTQDLIHQLKQRHSDAMSKFALDSSGQLLPSLLFIVNEKQIRHDAPVALKDGDVAALLSPISGGSFL; encoded by the coding sequence ATGAAAGTGAGCGTCGAATTGTCAGGGCAATTAAAACAAAACATCGGTTCCAGTTTGGTCGAGATTGAACTAGATGAATCAGCGAACACGCAGGATTTAATTCATCAATTAAAACAACGGCACTCAGACGCAATGTCGAAATTCGCCTTGGATTCATCCGGTCAATTGCTTCCAAGCCTGTTGTTCATTGTGAATGAAAAGCAGATTCGTCATGATGCGCCTGTCGCGTTAAAAGACGGCGACGTTGCCGCGCTGCTATCGCCGATTTCCGGCGGCTCGTTTTTATAA
- a CDS encoding sulfite exporter TauE/SafE family protein, whose amino-acid sequence MPVELTSTTITIYILLGLAAGTFSAMLGVGSGIIVVPFLTLVMLLPQKEAQGVALCIMVPMALMGAIRYHINPDIYIDWRLVIILSVMVVIGANIGATIAAKASNKALQVGFSILLVIVGFRMLWTSIRG is encoded by the coding sequence ATGCCCGTAGAGTTAACCAGCACAACCATTACAATTTACATCTTGTTGGGGTTGGCAGCGGGGACCTTCAGCGCCATGTTAGGCGTCGGCAGTGGAATTATCGTCGTCCCATTTCTTACGCTGGTCATGTTGTTGCCTCAAAAAGAAGCGCAAGGCGTCGCCTTATGCATTATGGTTCCAATGGCATTAATGGGCGCAATTCGCTATCATATTAATCCAGATATTTATATTGATTGGAGACTGGTCATCATCTTGAGCGTGATGGTCGTTATCGGCGCCAATATCGGCGCAACCATAGCAGCAAAAGCCTCAAATAAAGCACTGCAAGTCGGTTTCTCCATCTTGTTGGTCATCGTCGGGTTCCGAATGCTGTGGACTTCGATCCGAGGGTGA
- a CDS encoding FtsX-like permease family protein, with the protein MSPLALIFKEIRYRKFNFLLSLLAVVAAVALCSAFFTTSKASQTETIRLMRDMGYNLRIVHKDTDMADFWARGYSKYTLPEETAVWFSEHKNLYFTHLLATLKQRIEWQGREVILNGIATEVTPADKKKPSMIFEIEPGTAYIGYALAQINDLKKGDEIEVNGNKLTVAFALPETGNEEDIYIYTHLSDAQKIVGLEKQINEIKALDCYCRIPGVDPLTLLREQVAEKFPEVMLFQIRPIAEARQRQRAMLDGYFAWIMPIVVIACGLWIGALAMLNTRDRREEIGVLRALGYGSGKIAALFLGKAIFIGLAGSIVGYLFGTWLALQVGPTLFEATAKSIKPQTAILYWSLILTPAFAAISSFIPAMVAVSQDPADVLRQDL; encoded by the coding sequence ATGAGCCCGCTGGCGCTGATCTTCAAAGAAATCCGCTACCGGAAATTTAACTTCCTTTTGAGTTTGCTTGCCGTCGTTGCAGCGGTGGCGTTGTGTTCCGCATTTTTCACGACCAGCAAAGCATCGCAAACGGAAACCATCCGCTTAATGCGCGACATGGGCTACAACCTGCGCATTGTCCACAAAGATACAGACATGGCGGATTTTTGGGCGAGAGGGTATTCCAAATACACGTTGCCCGAAGAGACGGCGGTTTGGTTTTCAGAACACAAAAATTTATATTTCACCCATTTGCTGGCAACCCTCAAACAACGCATCGAATGGCAGGGGCGGGAAGTAATCCTCAACGGCATCGCAACAGAGGTTACGCCCGCCGACAAAAAAAAACCTTCTATGATTTTTGAAATCGAACCGGGAACGGCCTACATCGGCTACGCGCTGGCGCAAATAAACGATCTTAAAAAAGGCGATGAAATCGAAGTAAACGGAAACAAGTTGACGGTTGCTTTCGCCTTGCCTGAAACGGGCAATGAAGAAGATATTTATATTTATACCCACTTGAGTGACGCACAAAAAATTGTGGGGCTCGAAAAACAAATCAACGAAATTAAAGCGCTGGATTGTTACTGCCGCATTCCCGGGGTTGATCCACTAACATTGCTGCGCGAGCAAGTCGCCGAAAAATTTCCCGAAGTCATGTTGTTTCAAATTCGCCCCATCGCCGAAGCCCGCCAGCGCCAACGCGCGATGCTGGATGGCTACTTCGCCTGGATCATGCCCATTGTGGTAATTGCCTGCGGCTTATGGATCGGCGCTCTGGCAATGTTAAACACGCGCGACCGTCGCGAAGAAATCGGCGTGTTGCGCGCTCTCGGTTATGGCTCTGGTAAAATCGCCGCGCTCTTCTTAGGCAAAGCAATATTCATCGGACTCGCCGGTTCTATCGTCGGATATTTATTTGGAACCTGGCTGGCGCTGCAGGTCGGGCCGACGCTGTTTGAAGCAACGGCAAAGTCGATCAAGCCGCAGACGGCGATTCTTTATTGGTCGCTAATACTCACGCCCGCTTTTGCGGCGATATCCAGTTTTATTCCAGCGATGGTCGCGGTATCACAAGACCCTGCTGACGTGTTACGGCAAGACCTATGA
- a CDS encoding HesA/MoeB/ThiF family protein: MNQKSLTDIDHAVYEWQMWVDGFGEPGQRALKNATVLISRAGGLGSVVAYELAAAGVGKLVLAHKGNVKPSDLNRQLLMTYDWLGKPRVESAKRRLNELNPHIEIEAIEENISEDNAERIISQVDLIVDCAPLFEERFAMNKQAVQQNKPLVECAMFDLDAQITSIQPGKTPCLQCLHPEKPDQWKREFPVFGAVSGTVGCLGAMEAIKIIADFGEPLYNKLLTMDLRTMRFRRIEISRNPVCPVCS, encoded by the coding sequence ATGAACCAAAAATCTTTAACTGATATCGACCACGCCGTCTACGAATGGCAAATGTGGGTAGACGGATTCGGCGAACCAGGTCAACGCGCACTAAAAAACGCAACGGTTTTAATCTCCCGCGCGGGCGGCCTGGGCAGCGTAGTCGCCTATGAACTCGCCGCCGCAGGCGTTGGCAAGTTGGTGCTCGCCCACAAAGGCAACGTCAAACCCAGCGACCTCAATCGCCAGTTGCTAATGACCTACGACTGGTTGGGCAAGCCTAGAGTTGAATCCGCCAAACGCCGCTTGAATGAGTTAAATCCTCACATCGAAATTGAAGCAATAGAGGAAAACATCAGCGAAGACAATGCCGAGCGCATCATTTCTCAGGTAGACCTTATCGTGGATTGCGCGCCGTTGTTTGAAGAGCGCTTCGCCATGAACAAACAGGCCGTACAACAAAACAAACCACTGGTGGAATGCGCCATGTTCGACCTGGATGCGCAGATTACTTCGATTCAGCCCGGCAAGACGCCATGCCTGCAATGTCTCCACCCTGAAAAGCCCGATCAATGGAAGCGTGAGTTTCCCGTCTTCGGCGCCGTTTCTGGAACCGTCGGCTGCCTGGGCGCGATGGAAGCCATTAAGATCATCGCTGATTTTGGAGAACCGCTCTACAATAAATTATTAACGATGGATTTACGTACGATGCGTTTTCGCCGGATCGAAATTTCTAGAAATCCTGTATGCCCGGTTTGTTCATAA
- a CDS encoding YjhG/YagF family D-xylonate dehydratase, translated as MSILDTLNGPESIFNVRSKAAGPQGSLPLTDEMLRNSPSGDLFALTENVGMGWEAEIVNRDNVLILSTLGGYRAEDGTPIALGYHTGHWELGLLVKRTAEVLKSLECVPFAAYCSDPCDGRTQGTSGMMDSLAYRNTAAEAFGRLIRSLPSRRAVVGIATCDKGLPAMMMALAAVKGRPVILQPGGVTLPAEDAEDAGTVQSIGTRYAHGEITLEEAARLGCSACGSPGGGCQFLGTAASSQVIGEALGLSLPHTALIPSGEPVWFEMATASAHAIRHLMKQKIYSEHILKPGAFRNAMAVHAAVGGSTNLLLHLPAIAHAAGAKRPVVEDWIRINDTVPRIVDVLPNGPQHFKTVQVFLAGGVPEIMLHLREMGVLDLSVRTVTGETLADNLTWWEASERRKRFREALYQQDGVNPDDVIMSPKAAAERGLTSTVIFPRGNLAPEGAVVKSTAIDAKLCPENVYFKRGTARVFSTEMDAIRALKSQGDDALKPGDIVVLICRGPMGAGMPETAQITMALKYTKALSHLALITDGRFSGFSSGPCIGHIGPEALAGGPIGKVQDGDVIEICIDRSAMTSAVNLIGEAGSDESQWSVNRGDAILNERPAPNCKADPNLPDSVRLWAALQQAGGGTWGGCVYDVDEIISSLSK; from the coding sequence ATGAGCATTCTTGATACTCTCAATGGACCAGAATCCATTTTCAACGTACGCAGCAAAGCCGCAGGCCCGCAAGGCTCATTGCCTCTGACGGATGAAATGTTACGCAATAGCCCCAGCGGCGACTTGTTTGCGTTGACGGAAAACGTCGGCATGGGCTGGGAAGCCGAAATCGTGAATCGCGACAATGTATTGATTCTCAGCACGCTGGGCGGCTATCGCGCTGAAGACGGAACGCCCATCGCGCTTGGCTACCATACCGGACATTGGGAACTCGGCCTGCTGGTCAAACGCACCGCTGAAGTGTTGAAATCGCTAGAGTGCGTTCCCTTCGCGGCCTATTGCTCCGACCCCTGCGACGGGCGGACGCAAGGCACCTCTGGCATGATGGATAGCCTCGCGTATCGCAATACCGCTGCGGAAGCTTTCGGGCGCTTAATCCGGTCGCTTCCCTCTCGCCGCGCCGTGGTTGGTATTGCGACGTGTGACAAGGGGTTGCCCGCCATGATGATGGCGCTGGCTGCGGTCAAAGGCCGTCCAGTAATATTGCAACCCGGCGGGGTGACGCTGCCCGCAGAAGACGCCGAAGACGCAGGAACGGTGCAATCTATCGGAACGCGCTATGCGCATGGCGAGATTACGCTGGAAGAAGCCGCCCGTTTGGGATGCTCAGCCTGCGGAAGCCCCGGCGGCGGATGTCAGTTTTTAGGGACCGCTGCGTCGTCGCAAGTCATCGGCGAGGCGTTAGGGCTTTCGCTGCCGCATACCGCGCTGATTCCATCCGGCGAGCCGGTTTGGTTTGAAATGGCGACGGCGTCCGCCCATGCGATTCGCCATTTAATGAAACAAAAAATTTACTCTGAACATATATTGAAACCCGGCGCATTTCGTAACGCGATGGCGGTCCATGCCGCTGTCGGCGGATCGACCAATTTGCTGCTCCATTTGCCCGCCATTGCTCATGCGGCTGGAGCCAAGCGCCCGGTGGTTGAAGATTGGATTCGCATTAACGATACCGTTCCGCGCATTGTGGACGTTCTGCCAAACGGCCCGCAACATTTCAAGACCGTTCAAGTCTTTCTCGCGGGCGGCGTTCCAGAAATTATGCTGCACCTGCGCGAAATGGGCGTCTTGGATTTATCGGTTCGCACAGTGACGGGCGAAACGCTGGCGGACAACCTGACTTGGTGGGAAGCCTCCGAACGACGCAAGCGTTTTCGTGAGGCGTTATATCAACAAGACGGCGTGAATCCCGACGATGTCATTATGTCTCCAAAGGCGGCGGCGGAACGCGGCCTGACCAGCACGGTGATTTTCCCTCGCGGCAACCTGGCGCCGGAAGGCGCCGTCGTTAAAAGTACGGCGATTGATGCAAAACTTTGCCCGGAGAATGTGTATTTCAAACGTGGAACGGCGCGAGTTTTCTCGACGGAAATGGACGCGATCCGCGCATTGAAATCGCAGGGTGATGATGCATTGAAGCCGGGCGACATCGTCGTATTGATCTGCCGAGGGCCAATGGGCGCCGGGATGCCGGAGACGGCGCAAATCACCATGGCGCTGAAATATACCAAAGCATTGAGCCACCTTGCGCTAATTACCGATGGGCGGTTTTCTGGCTTTTCAAGCGGGCCGTGCATCGGACACATTGGCCCTGAAGCCCTGGCGGGCGGGCCGATTGGCAAAGTGCAAGACGGCGACGTGATTGAAATTTGTATTGACCGAAGCGCAATGACCAGCGCCGTCAATTTGATCGGCGAAGCAGGCAGCGATGAATCTCAATGGAGCGTTAACCGGGGCGACGCAATCCTGAACGAGCGCCCCGCCCCCAATTGTAAAGCCGACCCCAACCTGCCAGACAGCGTTCGCTTATGGGCGGCGCTACAGCAAGCGGGCGGCGGAACCTGGGGCGGCTGCGTCTATGACGTCGATGAAATTATTTCATCACTGTCGAAATAA
- a CDS encoding PQQ-binding-like beta-propeller repeat protein encodes MKRRFLAITLFAIAVQFISVQAEDWPTYRKDNSRSGVTSEALQAPLSLEWLHQAKHAPKPAWPGPARRDGWHKVDNLKPRVIFDWAYHIVAADGKVFYGSSADDKVYCIDANSGEELWSFFTDAPVRLAPSYENGKLYVGSDDGNAYCLNADNGELIWKKKPSSLDFRVSGHNRMMSLWPVRSGVLVDNGEAYFCAGLFPVEGVYVTAHNAENGDEVWTKKVENIPPQGYLLASDNKLYVPTGRGTPAVFDRKSGDYMYSLGGSGGSFALLTGDMLVYGPGKTGELDAFAEESESSDQVASFSGNHMVVTPERTFLHTDTEMSAIDRQRHTQLLAERRELEQQKKELTAKMKKLGRDLGGEEGLKIKGDLESTMIRLGQIPKELEECMLWKKECKYPYSLILAGDLLFAGGSGSVAAFSAKDGSEVWSQEVDGRALEIAVADGRLLVSTDKGLVYAFNSQSEEK; translated from the coding sequence ATGAAAAGACGGTTCTTAGCTATTACATTATTTGCAATCGCTGTCCAATTTATTTCCGTACAGGCGGAAGATTGGCCGACCTACCGGAAAGATAACTCCCGCAGCGGCGTAACGTCGGAAGCCTTGCAGGCGCCGCTCTCGCTTGAGTGGCTGCACCAAGCCAAACACGCTCCCAAGCCCGCGTGGCCCGGCCCCGCCCGGCGCGACGGCTGGCACAAAGTCGACAACCTGAAACCGCGCGTCATTTTTGATTGGGCCTATCACATCGTCGCCGCTGACGGCAAGGTGTTTTACGGTTCCTCAGCTGACGACAAGGTCTATTGCATCGACGCCAACAGCGGAGAGGAACTCTGGTCGTTTTTCACCGACGCCCCGGTCCGTCTCGCGCCGAGTTATGAAAACGGAAAACTCTACGTTGGCTCAGACGACGGCAACGCCTATTGCTTGAATGCGGACAACGGCGAATTGATTTGGAAAAAGAAGCCCTCCTCGCTTGATTTCCGCGTCTCCGGCCATAACCGCATGATGTCGCTGTGGCCGGTGCGCTCCGGCGTATTGGTCGATAACGGCGAGGCGTATTTCTGCGCGGGATTATTTCCTGTCGAAGGCGTTTATGTCACCGCGCACAATGCAGAAAACGGCGATGAAGTTTGGACGAAAAAAGTCGAAAACATCCCGCCGCAAGGCTATCTGCTGGCTTCTGACAATAAATTGTACGTCCCCACAGGTCGCGGAACGCCAGCCGTCTTTGACCGGAAGTCGGGAGACTATATGTATTCGCTCGGCGGCTCCGGCGGCTCCTTCGCTCTTTTGACAGGCGACATGCTGGTTTACGGCCCAGGAAAAACCGGAGAACTCGACGCATTCGCGGAAGAGTCTGAAAGCAGCGACCAAGTTGCATCATTCAGCGGCAACCACATGGTGGTCACGCCGGAGCGGACGTTTTTACATACCGATACAGAAATGAGCGCGATTGACCGACAAAGGCATACGCAATTGCTAGCCGAACGCCGCGAACTTGAACAACAAAAAAAAGAACTGACGGCAAAGATGAAAAAATTGGGCCGCGACCTCGGCGGTGAAGAAGGCCTCAAAATCAAAGGCGATTTAGAATCAACCATGATTCGCCTGGGTCAAATTCCAAAAGAACTCGAAGAATGCATGTTGTGGAAAAAAGAATGCAAGTATCCCTACTCGCTCATCCTTGCGGGAGATTTGTTATTTGCGGGCGGCTCAGGCAGCGTTGCGGCGTTCAGCGCCAAAGACGGCTCTGAAGTCTGGTCGCAAGAAGTAGACGGGCGCGCACTCGAAATCGCTGTCGCAGACGGACGTTTGCTGGTCAGCACTGACAAGGGCCTCGTCTACGCGTTCAATAGCCAATCGGAAGAAAAGTAA
- a CDS encoding LamG-like jellyroll fold domain-containing protein — protein sequence MRQNTINLFFSLLLLCALPTQADDNVFADWQFNENGIKNTAVRDASNGHDATITGEVVIRKTEEMQSLLIDRDDTRIDVKYVKDAMPKNAITVEVWAGIEKTVEWGGLVSCFQSQGGAEQGFLLGFKQSNFHFAVSTEGTDDGNGKFSEVRALTSLEWGRWYHVVGVYDGDKQFLYVNGELVAQSDAPQGPILYPDNAPFVLGAWISNDENFRWRGWMNEVKIYSTALSQEQVQANYAKKSQQTPKVVDISVGPYLTRLDPEHVAIQWETEKPMPSIVRFGRTFPIDTQYDDIAPKTKHQVVIPNLEMEKLYYYRIYLDGERTTRLFEFDSTFDFSNPAYPLIDDPYGDDEWTVYYDGFVNRVLEEYGADVGYCLVLGSEDGRMAYEIAKRSDMQILVVDDDPKNVQASRQNLDKAGLYGVRATVSQASYDSLPYTSFFANLIVSDTAFRTGRLPFNAKETYRVLRPYGGLAVIGQVEADTIQSGELTEQKLSDWLKSTGSPEGQIHHESGVWAVIQRSALPGGGEWTHMYANGGNTACSLDLNQSNPMRVSWFGKPGPRPMVDRGTRPQGPLFANGRLFVQGDRRIFSIDAYNGTMLWTVEIPDLRRANVPRDSGNMVVNSDYVFVVVKDDCWKINAQTGALEDVLRLPKLDNNFEYEWGYLGINNGLLLGSLVKKGGTYIGADGEWYDASNHESDKVISDAIFAFDASSGETVWLHETAAAINPTICFGDNRIYWVESRSEGAKNSVAGRLPNLTLTDRYIVTLSLETGDPIWERSHEFSEGRWVFYMAYAKDTLVVVSTTDKYQIYGFDAVNGDKLWDSEYKWYRNHHGGAMQRPVIVGNTVYAEPKVFDLRSGKEYDVVMPERNKCGTITASAGALFYRDFYHGMWDIEKNIRTHFIGVRPGCWLGVIPAGGMMLAPESSAGCFCTHPIQTSMAYIPVANLNEDMR from the coding sequence ATGCGTCAAAATACAATCAATCTTTTTTTTAGCCTTTTACTGCTTTGCGCCCTTCCAACGCAGGCAGATGACAACGTATTTGCCGATTGGCAATTTAACGAAAATGGCATCAAAAACACCGCCGTCCGCGATGCGTCCAATGGCCATGATGCGACCATTACAGGCGAAGTCGTCATTCGCAAGACGGAAGAGATGCAATCGTTATTGATCGACCGCGATGATACCCGCATAGATGTGAAGTACGTGAAAGACGCCATGCCCAAAAACGCGATCACGGTTGAGGTTTGGGCGGGGATTGAGAAGACCGTCGAGTGGGGCGGGTTGGTCAGTTGCTTCCAAAGCCAAGGCGGAGCAGAGCAGGGATTTCTGCTCGGATTCAAGCAGTCGAATTTTCATTTCGCCGTATCCACTGAAGGCACGGATGACGGCAATGGAAAATTCAGCGAAGTGCGCGCATTGACCAGTTTGGAGTGGGGGCGCTGGTATCACGTCGTCGGCGTCTATGATGGCGACAAACAGTTTTTGTATGTGAACGGCGAATTGGTTGCGCAATCCGACGCGCCCCAAGGCCCCATCCTGTACCCAGACAACGCGCCGTTTGTGTTGGGCGCCTGGATCAGTAATGATGAAAATTTCCGCTGGCGCGGTTGGATGAATGAAGTGAAAATTTACTCCACCGCATTGAGCCAGGAGCAAGTGCAAGCGAATTATGCAAAAAAATCTCAGCAGACTCCAAAAGTCGTTGACATAAGCGTCGGCCCATATTTGACCCGCCTTGATCCAGAGCATGTCGCAATTCAATGGGAAACCGAAAAACCCATGCCGTCTATTGTGCGCTTTGGGCGGACGTTCCCAATTGATACTCAATATGATGACATAGCGCCGAAGACCAAACATCAGGTCGTCATCCCAAATCTGGAAATGGAAAAACTCTATTACTATCGCATCTACCTCGACGGTGAACGCACCACCCGTCTGTTTGAATTTGACTCAACCTTTGACTTTTCAAATCCCGCTTATCCTCTCATTGACGACCCATACGGCGATGATGAATGGACGGTTTACTACGATGGCTTCGTCAACCGCGTTCTTGAAGAATATGGCGCCGACGTCGGATACTGTCTCGTCTTGGGAAGCGAAGACGGACGCATGGCGTATGAAATCGCCAAACGCAGCGACATGCAAATTCTCGTTGTGGATGACGACCCCAAAAATGTACAAGCATCCCGCCAGAATTTAGACAAAGCCGGTTTATACGGCGTACGCGCAACCGTCAGCCAAGCGTCGTATGATTCGCTGCCCTACACAAGTTTCTTCGCCAACCTCATCGTTTCCGATACAGCGTTTCGGACGGGCCGCTTGCCGTTTAACGCGAAAGAAACCTATCGAGTGTTGCGCCCTTACGGCGGCCTGGCTGTCATTGGCCAAGTTGAAGCGGATACGATCCAATCTGGGGAACTGACGGAACAAAAGCTAAGCGATTGGCTGAAATCAACCGGAAGTCCCGAAGGCCAAATCCATCATGAATCCGGCGTATGGGCGGTTATTCAGCGCAGCGCTTTACCGGGCGGCGGCGAATGGACCCACATGTACGCCAACGGTGGAAACACCGCATGCAGCCTCGACCTCAACCAAAGCAACCCGATGCGCGTCTCCTGGTTCGGCAAACCGGGCCCACGTCCGATGGTTGATCGCGGCACCCGTCCTCAAGGACCTTTGTTCGCGAATGGCAGACTGTTTGTCCAAGGAGACCGCCGCATCTTTTCTATCGACGCCTATAACGGGACGATGTTATGGACGGTCGAGATTCCTGATTTACGCCGCGCAAACGTCCCCCGCGATTCCGGCAATATGGTTGTGAATTCAGACTATGTTTTTGTGGTTGTGAAAGATGATTGCTGGAAAATCAACGCGCAGACAGGAGCGCTTGAAGACGTATTACGCCTTCCCAAGTTGGACAACAACTTTGAGTATGAATGGGGATATTTAGGCATCAATAACGGCTTGCTTTTAGGCAGCCTGGTCAAAAAAGGCGGGACCTATATCGGCGCCGACGGCGAGTGGTACGACGCCAGCAACCATGAGTCTGACAAAGTCATCAGCGACGCGATTTTTGCATTTGACGCATCATCCGGCGAAACTGTCTGGCTGCATGAGACCGCAGCGGCGATCAATCCGACGATATGCTTTGGCGATAACCGCATCTATTGGGTCGAAAGCCGCAGCGAAGGCGCCAAAAATTCAGTGGCGGGGCGGCTCCCCAATTTGACGCTCACTGACCGATATATCGTAACCCTCTCATTAGAGACGGGCGACCCCATTTGGGAGCGCAGCCACGAGTTCAGCGAAGGCCGTTGGGTTTTCTATATGGCCTATGCAAAGGATACGCTGGTCGTCGTCAGCACGACGGACAAATATCAAATCTATGGATTCGACGCGGTCAATGGCGATAAGTTATGGGACAGCGAATACAAGTGGTACCGCAATCACCACGGCGGCGCCATGCAGCGCCCGGTCATCGTCGGCAATACGGTTTATGCGGAACCCAAAGTGTTTGACCTGCGTTCGGGAAAAGAATATGACGTGGTCATGCCCGAACGCAACAAATGCGGCACCATCACCGCCAGCGCGGGCGCACTGTTTTACCGTGATTTTTACCATGGCATGTGGGACATTGAAAAAAATATCCGCACCCACTTCATTGGCGTCCGCCCCGGATGTTGGCTGGGCGTTATCCCCGCCGGGGGCATGATGCTTGCGCCGGAAAGCAGCGCGGGCTGCTTCTGTACGCACCCGATTCAAACGTCGATGGCGTATATTCCCGTGGCGAACCTGAATGAAGACATGCGCTAA
- a CDS encoding ABC transporter ATP-binding protein, giving the protein MIKTTSISKLYQTKHGAVHALRDVSMAIHKGEFVTVRGPSGSGKTTLLFALGGMLRPSQGSVTIGETDLYSMNQSGRAKFRAENIGFVFQMFHLVGYLNVLENVLLPLGTGGAKVAPNRAKEILEKMGLGDRLTHRPSELSAGERQRTAIARALLRNPSVILADEPTGNLDPDNAAQILSSLADYRDQGGSVVLVTHGHLGDNYANRTIYLRDGCISDE; this is encoded by the coding sequence ATGATAAAAACTACCTCCATCAGTAAACTCTACCAAACCAAACATGGCGCCGTACACGCATTGCGCGACGTCTCGATGGCGATTCATAAGGGCGAATTTGTCACCGTGCGCGGGCCAAGCGGCAGCGGCAAGACGACGTTGCTATTCGCGCTGGGCGGCATGTTACGCCCGAGCCAAGGCTCCGTTACTATCGGCGAGACGGATTTATACAGCATGAACCAGAGTGGACGCGCAAAATTTCGCGCGGAAAATATCGGCTTTGTGTTTCAGATGTTTCACTTAGTTGGTTATTTGAATGTGCTGGAAAACGTCCTGCTTCCATTGGGGACAGGCGGCGCCAAAGTCGCCCCGAACCGGGCAAAAGAAATTTTAGAGAAAATGGGGCTAGGCGACCGGCTTACGCATCGCCCGTCAGAATTGAGCGCGGGCGAACGGCAGCGCACCGCCATTGCGCGGGCGCTCTTGCGGAATCCCAGCGTGATTTTGGCGGATGAGCCGACTGGTAATCTCGACCCGGACAATGCAGCGCAAATTTTATCTTCTCTCGCAGACTATCGCGATCAAGGCGGCTCCGTCGTCTTGGTTACGCATGGACATCTGGGAGACAACTACGCAAACCGTACAATCTATCTTCGTGATGGATGCATCTCTGATGAATAA